The Paramixta manurensis region GAACATCGGGCGCATTACGCGATGGGCATCGCCGGTTTGATTTGCGCGTTGCCGCTGTTTTTTGAGGTGGCGATTGTGTTGTTGATCAACATCGCTTTTGCCGTCGCGCGACGCACCCATGACAATCTGGTGAAGTTGGTGATTCCGCTGTTTGCGGGCGTCGCGGCTTCTGCGGCCTTCTTGTTACCCGGCCCTGCGCCGATGTTGCTTGCCTCACAGATGCATGTTGATTTTGGCTGGATGATTTTGTTGGGGCTGTGCGCCGCCATCCCCAGCATGATTATCGCCGGGCCGTTATTTGGCCTGTTTATCAGCCGCCATGTGGAATTTACCCTGCCGACAGAGAATACACAGCCGGACGTTGAGAGTGGGAAATTACCGTCGTTTGGGTTTAGCCTGTCGCTAATTCTGTTTCCCTTAGTGTTGGTAGGGCTAAAAACCATTGGCGCACGGTTTGTCGCCGAAGGCACCTCACTGTATCAATGGCTGGAGTTTCTTGGACATCCGTTTACCGCCATTCTGTTGGCCTGCCTGCTGGCGATTTATGGCCTGGCTTATCGCCAGGGCATGGACAAAGAAAAGGTGATGCAAATTTGCGGCAGCGCGTTACAGCCAGCGGGGATTATTTTGTTGGTGATTGGCGCTGGCGGCGTGTTTAAGCAGGTGCTGGTGGATTCCGGCGTGGGGCCGGCACTGGGCCATGCGTTGACCGGCGCGGGTCTACCGATTGCGCTGGCTTGCTTTATCTTGGCCGCGGCGGTACGCATTATTCAGGGGTCGGCCACCGTCGCGTGCCTGACTGCGGTCGGTTTGGTGATGCCGGTGATTGAGCCGTTGCATTACTCCGGCGCGCAGATGGCGGCGTTATCTCTCTGTATTGCCGGTGGGTCGATTGTGTTTAGCCACGTTAATGATGCCGGTTTTTGGTTGTTCGGGCGTTTTACCGGGGCGACCGAAGGCCAAACCTTGAAAACCTGGACGCTGATGGAAACCCTTCTTGGCACAGTCGGTGCATTGGTCGGTATGGCGGCGTTTAGCTTGTTATCGTAATTAAAAGCAGGCGAGATAAACCTCGCCTGCTAAGAGGTACAGGCCGCATTGGCGGCCTGAAGCTTACGACCTTTATTGCCGCGTTTTACTGAGTCCGACCTGGTTCAATTGAGATTTCTTCCACAAATAAAAAGCCGGATTAGGCCCCCGTTCACTCTCCCAGCGCTCACCAAATTGGCTGCTTTCAACATGGTGATACCCCAGGGTAACCAGGTATTCTTTCAGAGCGACTTCGTTATCCGTATTGCTAAATACAATCGAACTGATCTCTGGTTTCCCACCATCTTGATGCTGCCAGGTGAAATAGTAATTATTAGAAATCCTTGGGGTGTTTTTAATCTCTTCATCAGTATAAAAAGAGTAAGTTAATCTATCGCTTTCTGTATATCCGGACGCTTTTTCAACTGTGGATACCATGTTGCAAGTAACCAGAATGAAAGCAATGAATAAGCACATAACGATTAGAATACATTTACTTATACTTTTCAAGGAACTCTCCAGGTACCTATTTCCGTTATTATACTTGCTTTATCAATGACTCGAACCACATCAGATGAAAAATCTGTAAAAGGTTCGATAGTTGTCATAAAACCAGGAAGGTTGCTTTTATAAGGTTTAAGCCTTGATAATTTATCGATTGGATCGGGAAAAAGCAATGGTCTAAAACCTGTGTTTTTGTAATCTCCTGGTGAGCCGTAATAGTCCCATCTTCTTAATGCTGACTCTTTACTTACTGGCTTAATTAGAGAAAAGTAATTCATCGGTTGGATGACATTATAAAAGCCTAAAAGATCTGAAACCATATCTTCAGCGCTAAAGCCGCTATCAGTATACCAGCTAAACCATGGCATGGATTGCCAACTCTCGAACAATGAGGCCGTTTGCATCATCATGGCAAGCGCGATGCTATGACGCTCAGAAAGAGAACGCCCTCTTTTTATATTCCATCGAATATGGCGGCCCGTACCAAAATACCTATTTCGCATTGTTTGCTCATAATGGATAAGATAATAATGAGAGCCAGTGGCTTCACCCTTTTGGAACTGAAACAATATATCCCTTATGTCATTTCCTAATGCATGCCCAAGATCAATCCATCCAAGAACCTCAGTATAAATAAGCCCTCTACTATTAGGTGTGTAAATGGTTGGATCGATAATATCGATTCTTTTACTCATGCTAATATCCTTATCGTCACTCAGTAAACTCTATTCCTTTTTAGATGTTTATCATGAAAGTTTTTCATCTACAAGCGCGTTTTGCTTAGCATGTGATGTAAAATATCTATGCTGATATTTAATTTTAATTAGGCAGGTAACTTAATTGAGTTACGCTAACCTTCAGTTTTAAATCTAGTTACACGATTTAAAATATATGTCGAAATAGCCGATAGTGAACCAAGCGATGTGAGTAGAGAAATGACAAAATCAGGGCCGCCGAAACGGCCCGTTAGGTCAATTTCACTCGAAGCGTTAAATCTTCAGATAGGCGCGGATGCCGTCCAAAAACATCTGCGTGGCCAACATAATCAAAATCAACCCCATCAGCCGCTCCAGCGCATTAACGCCCTTATCTCCCAGTAAACGCAAAAACAAACCGGAAAGCAGCAAAATGATCACCGTGGCGCCCCAGGCAATCAGTAAGGCGCCAACCAAATGCGTCATTTGCTGAGGATACTGGTGCGAAAGGAGCATCAGCGTCGCCAGCAACGAGGGGCCGGCGACCAGCGGAATTGCCAACGGCACCAGGAAAGGCTCTTCGCCGACCGAAAGACCGGTGCTGCTGCTTTCACTGGAGGGAAAAATCATCTTGATGGCGATCAGGAACAGAATTATCCCGCCAGAGATGGAGACCGTCTCGGTGCGCAGGTTCAGAAACGCGAGAATCTTTTCCCCGGCAAATAAAAACAGCAGCATGATTGCCAATGCAATCAGCATCTCGCGGATCAGAACAACCCGTCGGCGTTTAGGTTCTAGATGCTTTAAAACCGACATAAAAATCGGCAAATTGCCCAGAGGGTCCATAATAAGCAACAATAATATTGTTGCCGAAATCATTTCAGTCATTTTGTCTTTCTCTATGCCTTACCGCCAACCGACGGTTATAAGCGACATTGCTGAAAAAACTGCCGCTATCGATTTAATTCACTTGCCAGAAATGCTGCATTTTGTAAGGTTGGAGGATAGAGGTAAATCACATTTTGCATTTGGGTATCAAAAGATGAAATCTGTAGGGCTGGTTGGTTGGCGTGGCATGGTAGGTTCTGTCCTGATGCAACGCATGAGCGAAGAGCGTGATTTTGACGCGATTCGCCCGGTATTTTTCTCCACTTCGCAACATGGGCAGGCCGCGCCGAGCTTTGGCGGCCAATCGGCGGGCGTACTGCAGGATGCCACGGATATTGAGGCGTTACGCGCGCTGGATATCATCATCACCTGTCAGGGCGGCGATTACACCAATGATGTGTACCCGAAACTGCGTGCAAGCGGCTGGCAAGGCTACTGGATTGACGCGGCTTCTTCGCTACGCATGAAAGATGACGCGATTATTATTCTTGACCCGGTTAACCATCAGGTGATCCGTCAGGGGTTAGATAAAGGCATAAAAACATTTGTTGGCGGGAACTGTACCGTTAGCCTGATGTTGATGGCGCTTGGCGGTCTGTTCGCTAATGACTTAGTGGAATGGGCGTCGGTCGCGACTTATCAGGCGGCATCCGGCGGCGGCGCGCGCCATATGCGCGAGCTGCTTACCCAAATGGGGATGTTGCATGACCATGTTGCGAAAGAGCTTCAACATCCGGCATCGGCAATTTTGGATATTGAACGTAAAGTCACTGAAATGACGCGTTCCGGCGTGCTACCTACCGACAACTTTGGCGTCCCGCTGGCCGGAAGCTTAATTCCGTGGATCGATAAGCAACTCGACAACGGGCAGAGCCGTGAGGAGTGGAAGGGGCAAGCTGAAACCAACAAGATCCTCGCCACGCGGCAGATTATCCCGGTTGACGGTTTGTGCGTGCGCGTAGGCGCGCTGCGTTGCCATAGCCAGGCGTTTACCCTGAAGCTGAAAAAAGATGTCCCGCTGCCAGAGATTGAACAACTGTTGGCGAATCATAACGATTGGGTGAAAGTTGTGCCGAACGATCGCGAACTCAGCATGCGTGAACTGACGCCTGCCGCAGTGACCGGTACGCTTACCACGCCGGTTGGGCGGTTACGTAAATTGAACATGGGGCCGGAATATCTTTCTGCCTTTACGGTTGGAGACCAACTGTTATGGGGCGCTGCTGAACCGTTGCGCCGCATGCTGCGTTTACTGGTCGACTAACTCTATCTTGGGCGGCGTTCTGCCGCCCACTTCTGTCCTCGCGGTGGTTTCTTCCTCGCTTCTCCTCCCGGCTTTCACTCTGCTGTACTGAACGTGCCTTTTTATCTTTGCGGTTAATTATTTTTTGCAAACTTCACCGGCTTATGGCGGGCCTTGTCTATGCTTAAAAGTATTGCGCTGGAATTTGATGGGTTGTGCTTTCCGAACTGAATGTTATTGCGTGCTGCAAGGGGTATTTTCACCACCGGATGGCGGCCTCCTCGTTGATACGCTGATGGCTCAATAAAGAGTAGTGCATTCAATAATCTATTTTAATTCAATCGATTATTGCATCGTCTACCGGTATCACAGGAAGAAAGACATGTCAGAGCTACCCGATCGGCAAACGATCAATGCCATTATTTCCGGCTATTATGCCGACCCTTTTTCTCTACTGGGGATGCACCAAACCGAAGCGGGCCTCGAAGTCCGCGCATTGTTGCCGGACGCTTCGGAGGTTTGGGTAATTGAAACTAGCACCGGACGTAAATGCGTCCAGTTAAAATGCCTTGATTCACGAGGTTTTTTTTGCGCTGTGGTGCCACGGCGTAAGAATCTTTTCCGCTATCAATTGGCCGTAACCTGGCACGGCGAACAGAACCTGATTGATGATGCTTATCGCTTTGGCCCATTGCTCAAAGAGCTGGATAGCTGGCTATTGTCGGAAGGCACCCATTTGCGGCCTTACGAAACCCTTGGCGCACATGCTGATGTCATTGATGGCGTGACCGGTACGCGTTTTTCTTTGTGGGCGCCAAACGCGCGGCGCGTCTCGGTGGTCGGTGAGTTTAACTATTGGGACGGGCGCCGCCATCCGATGCGTTTTCGTGCGGAAAGCGGCGTCTGGGAGCTGTTTGTTCCGGCGGCCCGCAATGGTCAACTGTATAAGTTTGAGATTATTGATGCGTTTGGTCAGCTACGTTTGAAGGCCGATCCTTTCGCGTTTGAGGCGCAAATGCGCCCACAAACCGCCTCCATGATCTGTGGTTTGCCGGAAAAAGTCGAAATGCGCGCCGATCGGAAGGCCGCTAACGCTTTCGATGCGCCGATTTCTATTTATGAAGTCCATCTGGGCTCTTGGCGCCGCCATACGGATAATAATTTCTGGCTAAGTTACAAAGAGTTAGCCGAGCAGTTAGTTCCCTATGTGAAAGAAATGGGTTTCACCCATATTGAGCTGCTTCCGATTAATGAACATCCGTTTGACGGTAGCTGGGGCTACCAGCCTCTGGGAATGTACGCGCCAACCCGCCGTTTCGGGACGCGCGACGAGTTCCGCTATTTTATTGCCTGCGCGCATGAAGCTGGCCTCAATGTTTTGCTGGATTGGGTTCCTGGTCACTTTCCTTCCGATGATTTTGGTCTGGCGAAGTTTGACGGTACCGAACTCTATGAGCACAGCGACCCGCGTGAAGGTTATCAGCAGGATTGGAATACGCTGATCTATAACTTTGGTCGGCGTGAAGTCAGTAATTATCTGGCAGGCAATGCACTGTACTGGATGGAGCGCTTCGGGATCGACGGCTTGCGCGTGGATGCGGTGGCTTCGATGATTTATCGCGACTATAGCCGGGCAGAAGGCGAATGGATCCCCAATCATTATGGCGGACGCGAAAACCTCGAAGCGATCTCCTTCCTACGCTATACCAATCGTACTTTGGGCCATGCTGCGCCGGGCAGTATTACCATCGCGGAAGAATCAACCGATTTCCCCGGCGTGTCGCGACCGCCGGAAGCCGGTGGCCTTGGTTTTTGGTTTAAGTGGAACCTTGGCTGGATGCACGACACGCTCGATTACATGAAGCTTGATCCCGTCTACCGTTGCTATCACCACAATCTAATGACTTTCGGCATGTTGTATAACCATACCGAAAACTTCGTCTTACCGCTGTCGCACGATGAAGTCGTGCATGGTAAGCGTTCGATCCTCGATCGTATGCCGGGCGACGCCTGGCAGAAATTTGCTAACTTACGCGCCTATTACGCCTGGATGTGGGCTTTCCCCGGCAAGAAACTGCTGTTTATGGGCAATGAGTTCGCCCAAGGTAAAGAGTGGAACCATGATGTCAGCCTGGATTGGCATCTGTTGGAAGGGGAAGACAACTGGCATCACGGCGTACAGCGCCTGGTGCGCGATCTTAACCTGACTTACCGCCATTACACCCCGCTGCATCAACTGGATTTCGATCCGGACGGCTTCGAATGGCTGGTGGTGGATGATCATGAAAACTCAGTATTGATTTTTGTGCGCCGCGATCGCGCAGGTAATGAAGTGATTGTCGCCAGTAACTTTACGCCGGTGGTGCGTCACAACTATCGTTTTGGCATTAATCAGCCCGGCAACTGGCGTGAGGTGATCAATACCGACTCCGCGCATTATCACGGCGGCCAGGTCAGTAATGGCACTGTCGCCAGCCAGCCTATCGCCAGCCATCAGCGCCAACATTCGTTAAGCCTTTCATTACCGCCTCTGGCCACACTGTGGCTGGTAAGGGAGGCGGAATGAGCCATCTACAGGCGGGGAAACCGTTGCCGCAAGGTGCCAGCTACGATGGAAAAGGGGTGAATTTCACGCTGTTTTCACAACATGCGCAACGCGTGGAACTGTGCCTGTTTGATGCGCACGGAACCGAAACGCGCTATGACCTGCCGGCGCGAACCGATGACAGATGGCATGGTTATTTTCCGGCGTTAAAACCCGGCCAGCGTTACGGCTATCGCGTGCATGGCCCGTGGCAGCCTCGCGAGGGACATCGCTTTAATCCGGCGAAACTGTTGGTTGATCCTTGCGCCCGTGAGGTTGAAGGCGAGGTGACAGACGACGCGCTGTTTTACGGCGGCGAATGGGAGATTGATACGCGTGACAACGCCGCGATTGCGCCGAAAAGCGTGGTAGTAGCCGATGATTTTGACTGGGAGGAGGATGTTGCGCCGCGTGTGCCCTGGGGTAAAACGGTAATTTATGAAGCGCATGTGCGTGGCTTGAGCAAGTTACATCCGGCGCTTCCCGAAGCACTGCGTGGCACCTATGCGGCGTTGGGGCATCCAGTGATGGTGGAATATTTAACCCAATTGGGTATCACCACACTTGAACTGTTGCCGGTCGCGCACTTTGCCAGTGAGCCACGGCTATTGCGTTTGGGGTTAAGCAATTACTGGGGATACAACCCCTTCGCCCTTTGGGCGCCCGATCCGCGTTACGCATCGAAAGGCGCAAATGCGCGCCATGAGCTCCAGCAGGCAGTTAAAAATCTGCATGCCGTTGGCATTGAGGTGGTGCTAGATGTGGTGTTTAACCACACCGCCGAATTAGAGGAGATTGGGCCGACAATTTCTCAGCGCGGTATTGATAACGCCAGCTATTACTGGTTAACGGAAAATGGCGAATATCACAACTGGACCGGCTGCGGTAACACCCTGAATTTAAGCCATCCACAGGTTCAGGCATGGGCGCTGGATTGTTTGCGTCATTGGGTTGAAACCTACCATGTAGATGGCTTTCGTTTCGATTTAGCCACGGTCTTAGGGCGTGCGCCTGATTATCAGTCGCAGGCGGTCTTCTTCTCCGCCCTGCGTGCCTGCCCAATCCTGTCACAAGTCAAACTGATTGCTGAACCCTGGGATATCGGCCCGGGCGGTTATCAAGTGGGTCATTTCCCACCGCCATTTAGTGAATGGAACGACCATTTCCGCGACGCGATGCGGCGTTTTTGGCTCCACGGTCAACCTGACATGGGGGAGTTTGCCCGCCGGTTTGCCGCGTCCAGCGATCTCTTTCAACGCGAGGGGCGTTTACCCTCCGCAACCATCAACCTGATTACCGCCCATGATGGTTTCACATTGTGTGATGTAGTGAGTTTTGCACGCAAACATAATGAGGCTAACGGTGAAGATAATCGTGATGGTAGCAACGGTAACTTTAGCCATAACCACGGCGCAGAGGGGCTGAATGTCACGCAAACGGTGCTTGAGCGCCGCCGTCGCAGCGTACACGCGTTGCTCACTTCGCTATTACTGGCGCAGGGTACGCCAATGCTGCTGGCCGGTGATGAGCACGGCCATAGTCAGCATGGAAATAACAACGCCTATTGCCAGGATAACCCCCTGACCTGGTTGGATTGGCGTCATAACGATAACGGTTTATTTGATTTCACCGTCGCGCTAATCCAGTTGCGTCGCCGTATACCGGCGCTGACGCAGGACGTCTGGTGGCAAGAGGGCGATGGGAACGTTCAATGGTTGAGCGCCAGCGGGCAGCCACTGAACCATGAGGAGTGGGAACAGGGTGTGCATCGTATGCAGATCCTGCTTTCCGGGCGCTGGCTGATAACAATAAACGCCACTGAAGACGTGAGCGACATCGCACTACCAGACGGGGAGTGGCGCGCCATTCCTCCTTTCGCCGGGGATGATAACCCGATCCTGTCAACTGTCTGGCATGGACCCGCGCATGGCGTCAGCGTGTTCCAAAAGCAAGCATAAGGAGTCAGACATGGTTAAGTTAGAAAGCACCGAGCATCTGATGCTGGCAAGGCAATTGCCAGCGCAAACCGTCGCCCTGATCCTCGCGGGAGGGCGTGGCACGCGCCTGAAAGATCTCACCGCGAAACGCGCGAAGCCAGCGGTTCATTTTGGCGGCAAGTTCCGTATTATTGATTTTGCTTTATCCAACTGTCTCAACTCGGGCATCCGCCGCATCGGCGTTATTACGCAATATCAATCGCATACGCTGGTGCAGCATATCCAACGCGGCTGGTCATTTTTTAATGAAGAGATGAATGAGTTTGTTGATCTCCTACCGGCACAACAACGTTTCTCTACCGAACATTGGTACCGCGGCACTGCCGATGCGGTGACGCAAAATCTCGATATTATTCGTCGCTATAACGCGCAGTACGTGGTCATTCTGGCAGGCGATCACATCTATAAAATGGATTATTCGCGCATGTTGCTGGATCACGTGGCGAACGAGGCGAAGTGCACCATTGCCTGTTTGCCGGTGCCGGTTGCTGAAGCCAGCGCGTTTGGCGTAATGGCGGTGGATGACGAAAATAAAGTGGTAGATTTTGTCGAGAAACCTGCGCAGCCGCCGACGATGCCGGGTGATGATACTCAGGCGCTGGCGAGCATGGGCATTTACGTGTTCAACGCCGATTATTTGTATCAGTTACTGGAAGAGGATCTGCAACAGCCACAATCTAACCATGACTTCGGCAAAGACCTGTTGCCCAAGATCGTGGCCAGCGGTGAAGCCTACGCACACTCCTTTAACCTCTCCTGTGTGCAAAATGACAGTACCGCTCAGCCTTACTGGCGCGATGTTGGGACGCTGGAAGCTTACTGGCGCGCCAACCTGGATCTGGCCTCGGTTACACCGGATTTGGATATGTATGACCACGAGTGGCCGATCCGCACCCATATGGAACCCTTACCACCGGCTAAATTTGTCCAGGATCGTTCCGGCAGCCATGGGATGACGATGAATTCGCTGGTTTCCGGCGGCTGCATTATTTCCGGATCGGTCGTGGTGCATTCGGTGTTGTTCCCACGCGTGCGCGTCAATTCGTTTTGTAATATCGACTCTTCGGTGCTGTTACCGGATGTGGTTGTCGGGCGCTCGTGTCGCCTGCGTCGTTGCGTCATTGATCGAGCCTGCGTCCTTCCTGAAGGGATGGTAATAGGCGAAAACCCTGACGAGGATAGCCGTCGTTTCTACCGTTCAGAAGAGGGTATCGTGCTGGTAACGCGCGCGATGTTAGCCAAATTGGCTAATCACGCTAGCTAACCGACGAAAAAATAGTCGCAATCGACGCGAGGATCGCTCGATTACCGATAAAGGAGCCGAGAATGCAGGTTTTACACGTCTGTTCGGAGCTTTTTCCACTGCTTAAAACCGGCGGATTAGCTGATGTAGTTGGGGCATTGCCGGCAGCACAGATCGCTGATGGAACGGATACGCGGGTGTTGATTCCCGCCTTTCCCGACCTACGTAAAGGTATCACCGATACGCAAATCGTCGCTGAGCTGCACACATTCGCAGGCTTTGTTCGGCTGCATTTTGGACATTTTAATGGCGTTGGTATCTATCTGATTGAAGCGCCGGGGCTGTATGACCGCCCCGGTAGCCCGTATCACGACGAATCGCAGTTCGCGTATATGGATAACTACCTGCGCTTTGCGCTACTGGGTTGGATGGGATGCGAGTTAGCGTGTGGGCTAGACACGTGGTGGCGACCGGATATTGTCCATGCGCATGATTGGCATGCCGGGTTGGCCTGTGCTTATTTGGAAGCACGTGGACGGCCGGCGAAATCGGTATTTACCGTGCATAACCTGGCCTATCAGGGGCTATTTTCCGCGCATCATCTGGAGCAGATCCAACTGCCTGCTTCATTTATGAATATGCATGGGTTGGAGTTCTACGGACAGATTTCCTATCTCAAGGCCGGTCTCTACTATGCCGACCATATTACCGCCGTTAGCCCGACATATGCGCAGGAGATAACCCAGCCAGAGTTTGGTTATGGTATGGAAGCCTTGTTAGAGCAGCGCATGCGCGAAGGGCGATTAAGCGGCATCCTGAACGGCGTTGATCCGCTGATTTGGGATCCGGCGCATGACTTGTTATTGAGCGCCCGTTACAACCGGGAAACGTTAGATGCGAAGGCGGAAAACAAACGCCAATTGCAAATTGCTATGGGGCTAAAAGTGGATGAAAAAGCGCCCATTTTCGCGGTAGTGAGCCGCTTAACCCGGCAAAAAGGGCTCGATCTGGTACTGGAAGCATTGCCTGGCTTATTAGCGCAGGGCGGTCAGTTAGTGCTATTGGGCGCCGGTGATGCCGTGCTCCAGCAAGGGTTTCTGGCGGCGGCGGCTGAGCATCCGGGCAGCGTTGGCGTGCAAATTGGCTATCATGAGGCTTTTTCTCATCGCATTATCGGCGGCGCCGATGTCATTATGGTTCCGAGCCGTTTTGAACCCT contains the following coding sequences:
- the gntU gene encoding gluconate transporter; amino-acid sequence: MSTATLVLTAVGSVLLLLFLVMKARMHAFVALMVVSIGAGLFSGMPLDKIADTMQKGMGGTLGFLAIVVALGAMFGKILYETGAVDQIAVRMLKVFGEHRAHYAMGIAGLICALPLFFEVAIVLLINIAFAVARRTHDNLVKLVIPLFAGVAASAAFLLPGPAPMLLASQMHVDFGWMILLGLCAAIPSMIIAGPLFGLFISRHVEFTLPTENTQPDVESGKLPSFGFSLSLILFPLVLVGLKTIGARFVAEGTSLYQWLEFLGHPFTAILLACLLAIYGLAYRQGMDKEKVMQICGSALQPAGIILLVIGAGGVFKQVLVDSGVGPALGHALTGAGLPIALACFILAAAVRIIQGSATVACLTAVGLVMPVIEPLHYSGAQMAALSLCIAGGSIVFSHVNDAGFWLFGRFTGATEGQTLKTWTLMETLLGTVGALVGMAAFSLLS
- a CDS encoding YhgN family NAAT transporter yields the protein MTEMISATILLLLIMDPLGNLPIFMSVLKHLEPKRRRVVLIREMLIALAIMLLFLFAGEKILAFLNLRTETVSISGGIILFLIAIKMIFPSSESSSTGLSVGEEPFLVPLAIPLVAGPSLLATLMLLSHQYPQQMTHLVGALLIAWGATVIILLLSGLFLRLLGDKGVNALERLMGLILIMLATQMFLDGIRAYLKI
- the asd gene encoding aspartate-semialdehyde dehydrogenase, with protein sequence MKSVGLVGWRGMVGSVLMQRMSEERDFDAIRPVFFSTSQHGQAAPSFGGQSAGVLQDATDIEALRALDIIITCQGGDYTNDVYPKLRASGWQGYWIDAASSLRMKDDAIIILDPVNHQVIRQGLDKGIKTFVGGNCTVSLMLMALGGLFANDLVEWASVATYQAASGGGARHMRELLTQMGMLHDHVAKELQHPASAILDIERKVTEMTRSGVLPTDNFGVPLAGSLIPWIDKQLDNGQSREEWKGQAETNKILATRQIIPVDGLCVRVGALRCHSQAFTLKLKKDVPLPEIEQLLANHNDWVKVVPNDRELSMRELTPAAVTGTLTTPVGRLRKLNMGPEYLSAFTVGDQLLWGAAEPLRRMLRLLVD
- the glgB gene encoding 1,4-alpha-glucan branching enzyme, translating into MSELPDRQTINAIISGYYADPFSLLGMHQTEAGLEVRALLPDASEVWVIETSTGRKCVQLKCLDSRGFFCAVVPRRKNLFRYQLAVTWHGEQNLIDDAYRFGPLLKELDSWLLSEGTHLRPYETLGAHADVIDGVTGTRFSLWAPNARRVSVVGEFNYWDGRRHPMRFRAESGVWELFVPAARNGQLYKFEIIDAFGQLRLKADPFAFEAQMRPQTASMICGLPEKVEMRADRKAANAFDAPISIYEVHLGSWRRHTDNNFWLSYKELAEQLVPYVKEMGFTHIELLPINEHPFDGSWGYQPLGMYAPTRRFGTRDEFRYFIACAHEAGLNVLLDWVPGHFPSDDFGLAKFDGTELYEHSDPREGYQQDWNTLIYNFGRREVSNYLAGNALYWMERFGIDGLRVDAVASMIYRDYSRAEGEWIPNHYGGRENLEAISFLRYTNRTLGHAAPGSITIAEESTDFPGVSRPPEAGGLGFWFKWNLGWMHDTLDYMKLDPVYRCYHHNLMTFGMLYNHTENFVLPLSHDEVVHGKRSILDRMPGDAWQKFANLRAYYAWMWAFPGKKLLFMGNEFAQGKEWNHDVSLDWHLLEGEDNWHHGVQRLVRDLNLTYRHYTPLHQLDFDPDGFEWLVVDDHENSVLIFVRRDRAGNEVIVASNFTPVVRHNYRFGINQPGNWREVINTDSAHYHGGQVSNGTVASQPIASHQRQHSLSLSLPPLATLWLVREAE
- the glgX gene encoding glycogen debranching protein GlgX gives rise to the protein MSHLQAGKPLPQGASYDGKGVNFTLFSQHAQRVELCLFDAHGTETRYDLPARTDDRWHGYFPALKPGQRYGYRVHGPWQPREGHRFNPAKLLVDPCAREVEGEVTDDALFYGGEWEIDTRDNAAIAPKSVVVADDFDWEEDVAPRVPWGKTVIYEAHVRGLSKLHPALPEALRGTYAALGHPVMVEYLTQLGITTLELLPVAHFASEPRLLRLGLSNYWGYNPFALWAPDPRYASKGANARHELQQAVKNLHAVGIEVVLDVVFNHTAELEEIGPTISQRGIDNASYYWLTENGEYHNWTGCGNTLNLSHPQVQAWALDCLRHWVETYHVDGFRFDLATVLGRAPDYQSQAVFFSALRACPILSQVKLIAEPWDIGPGGYQVGHFPPPFSEWNDHFRDAMRRFWLHGQPDMGEFARRFAASSDLFQREGRLPSATINLITAHDGFTLCDVVSFARKHNEANGEDNRDGSNGNFSHNHGAEGLNVTQTVLERRRRSVHALLTSLLLAQGTPMLLAGDEHGHSQHGNNNAYCQDNPLTWLDWRHNDNGLFDFTVALIQLRRRIPALTQDVWWQEGDGNVQWLSASGQPLNHEEWEQGVHRMQILLSGRWLITINATEDVSDIALPDGEWRAIPPFAGDDNPILSTVWHGPAHGVSVFQKQA
- the glgC gene encoding glucose-1-phosphate adenylyltransferase, whose amino-acid sequence is MVKLESTEHLMLARQLPAQTVALILAGGRGTRLKDLTAKRAKPAVHFGGKFRIIDFALSNCLNSGIRRIGVITQYQSHTLVQHIQRGWSFFNEEMNEFVDLLPAQQRFSTEHWYRGTADAVTQNLDIIRRYNAQYVVILAGDHIYKMDYSRMLLDHVANEAKCTIACLPVPVAEASAFGVMAVDDENKVVDFVEKPAQPPTMPGDDTQALASMGIYVFNADYLYQLLEEDLQQPQSNHDFGKDLLPKIVASGEAYAHSFNLSCVQNDSTAQPYWRDVGTLEAYWRANLDLASVTPDLDMYDHEWPIRTHMEPLPPAKFVQDRSGSHGMTMNSLVSGGCIISGSVVVHSVLFPRVRVNSFCNIDSSVLLPDVVVGRSCRLRRCVIDRACVLPEGMVIGENPDEDSRRFYRSEEGIVLVTRAMLAKLANHAS
- the glgA gene encoding glycogen synthase GlgA; translation: MQVLHVCSELFPLLKTGGLADVVGALPAAQIADGTDTRVLIPAFPDLRKGITDTQIVAELHTFAGFVRLHFGHFNGVGIYLIEAPGLYDRPGSPYHDESQFAYMDNYLRFALLGWMGCELACGLDTWWRPDIVHAHDWHAGLACAYLEARGRPAKSVFTVHNLAYQGLFSAHHLEQIQLPASFMNMHGLEFYGQISYLKAGLYYADHITAVSPTYAQEITQPEFGYGMEALLEQRMREGRLSGILNGVDPLIWDPAHDLLLSARYNRETLDAKAENKRQLQIAMGLKVDEKAPIFAVVSRLTRQKGLDLVLEALPGLLAQGGQLVLLGAGDAVLQQGFLAAAAEHPGSVGVQIGYHEAFSHRIIGGADVIMVPSRFEPCGLTQLYGLKYGTLPLVRRTGGLADTVNDSSLENLADGVASGFSFEDSNAWSLLRAIRRAFVLWSRPSLWRYVQRQAMGMDFSWQVAAQAYRDLYQRLL